The Sagittula stellata E-37 sequence TCAGGCTGGCGGCGGAATAACCCCGCCTTTTCGAACGCATTCAACGACCGGACGCCTGTCGGCCGCTCCCATCAGGGGCGCGGTCCGGGAGGCTCTGACCAAGGAGGACATCATGTCTCATACGCTTCACCCCCTGCGAAAGCAGCGCCTGCACCGCTCTGAGCTGGCTGTGCCCGCGTCCAACCCCGCCATGGTCGAGAAGGCCGCCGACAGTGCCGCCGACTATGTGTTCCTCGATCTTGAGGACGCCGTTGCGCCGCCCGAGAAGGACCAGGCGCGCAAGAACGCGGTGGAACTGCTGAACGACATCGACTGGGCGGGGAAGGGCAAGACCGTGTCGGTGCGGATCAACGGGCTCGACACGCATTACATGTACCGCGACGTGGTGGACATCATGGAAAAGGCGGGCGACCGGGTGGACACGCTGCTGGTGCCCAAGGTCGGTGTGGCCGCCGACCTCTACATGGTGGAGGCCATGGTCAACCAGATTGAGCAGGCCTGCGGGCTTGAGAACCGCGTGGGCCTTGAGGCGCTGATCGAGACGGCGCTGGGCATGGCCAACGTCGAAGCCATCGCGCAGTTCGGCGGACGGCTGGAGGCGCTGCACTTCGGGGTGGCGGATTACGCGGCCTCGATGCGGGCGCGGACGGTGAACATCGGCGGCCTGAACCCGGACTACCCGGGCGACCAGTGGCACGCCTCGATCAGCCGGATGGTGGTGGCCTGCCGCGCCTACGGGCTGCGGGCGGTGGACGGGCCGTTCGGCGATTTCAGCGATCCGGAGGGCTATGTCGCCGGGGCAAAGCGCGCCGCCGCATTGGGCTGCGAGGGCAAGTGGGCGATCCACCCCAGCCAGATCGCCATGGCCAACGACGTGTTCAGCCCGCCGGAGGCGGAGGTCACGAAGGCGCAACGCATCATCGAGGAGCTGAAGGCGGCAGAGGCTGCAGGCAAGGGCGCGGCGAGCCTCGACGGCAAGATGATCGACGCGGCCAGCGAAAAGATGGCGCGCAATGTGATCGACATGGCGAACGCCATCGCCGCGAAGTCGCAGCCGATCGCGGCGGAATAAAGCTCTTTTGGCGAAGAGGGCGGCGGCGCGAAGCCCCGCCCTACGAGAGCACCCGCAGGCGGCGGGGTGGTTCGGCGTGCCCGGCGGGGCGGTGGGGTGAACCCCCACCCTACGGAATGGAGGAGAGACGAACATGGACATTCATGAGCATCAGGCCAAGGACATCCTGAAAGGCTTTGGCGTGCCGGTGCCGAAGGGCTTCGTGGCCTATTCGCCGGAGCAGGCGGCCTATTGCGCCCGCGCGCTGGGCGGCGCGGGCCCTTGGGTCGTGAAGGCGCAGGTACATTCCGGCGGCCGAGGCGAGGCGGGCGGCGTCAAGCTGTGCAAGACCGATGCGGAGGTCATGGACTACGCCGCCTCGCTTCTGGGCACGCGGCTGGTGACGAAGCAGACCGATGCGCAGGGCAAGGGGGTTTACCGGCTGTATGTCGAGGAGGCGTCCGACATCGCGCAGGAGTTGTACCTGGGTTTCGTGCTGGACCGGAAGTCGGAGCGCATCATGATCGTCGCCTCCGGCCATGGCGGGATGGAGATCGAGGACCTCGCGCATGAGGACCCCGACAGCCTGGTCCGGTCGGTGATCGACCCGGCGGTGGGCCTGCGGGAATACCAGGCGCGCGATTTAGGCTTTCGGCTGGGGCTGACCGGGCCGCAGGTGACGCAGTTCGTGACCTTCCTGCAGGCCTGCTACCGGGCGTACCGCGATCTCGACGCGATGATGGTGGAGATCAATCCGCTGGTCATCACCGGGAAAGGCGATCTGGTGGCGCTGGATGCGAAGATGTCCTTCGACACCAACGCGCTTTATCGCCGCCCGCAGGTGGCAGCGCTGCGCGATCCCGGACAGGAGGACCCGCGCGAGGCGATGGCCGCCGACAACGGGCTGGCCTACGTGGGGCTGGACGGCGACATCGGGTGCATCATCAACGGTGCGGGCCTCGCCATGGCGTCGATGGACATGATCCAGCTTGCCGGGGGGCAGCCCGCGAATTTCCTCGACATCGGCGGCGGCGCCTCGCCCGAACGGGTCTGCCAGGCGTTCCGCACCGTTTTGTCGGACCGAAACGTCAGCGTGATCCTCGTGAACATCTTCGCGGGCATCAACCGCTGCGACTGGATCGCGAAGGGGGTGATCCGGGCCTACACGGACGTGGGTATCGAGATCCCCGTGGTGGTCCGACTGTCGGGCACCAACGTCGAGGAGGGCCGGAAGATCATCCGCGAGAGCGGCCTGCCGATCATCTCCGCCGACACGCTGGCCGAGGCCGCCGACAGGGCCGTGGCGGCCGCTTCGCAGAAAATCGCAGCAGAATAACCGCCCCACGCGCCGCACGGGCGGCAGGGCAGAAAGGACATTCCCAGATGGCAATTCTGATCAAGGACACCACGCGGGTCGTCGTGCAGGGTCTTTCGGGGCGCATCGGCCAGTTCCACGCGCAGGAGATGATCGAATACGGCACGAAGGTCGTCGCCGGGGTCACGCCGGGCAAGGGCGGCACCACGGTGCTGAACCGACCCGTCTTCAACACCGTCCGCGAGGCGGTGGAGCAGACCGGCGCGACCGCCTCGCTGCTGTTCGTGCCGCCGGCCTTTGCCGCCGACGCCATGATGGAGGCGGCGGAGGCGGGCATCGAGACGGCGGTCTGCGTGACCGACGGCATCCCGGCGCAGGACATGATGCGGGTGAAGCGCTTCCTTCGCCGCTTCCCGCGCGACCGCAAGATGCGGCTGATCGGGCCGAACTGCGCGGGCATCATCAGCCCGGGGCAGGGCTTCATGGGCATCATGCCGCCGCACATCTACACGGCGGGCCGCGTGGGCATCATCGGCCGCTCGGGCACACTGGGCTACGAGGCGGCCAGCCAGATGCAGGCGCTTGGGATCGGGATTTCCTCGTCCATCGGGATCGGCGGCGATCCGATCAACGGTTCGAGTTTCCGCGATATCCTCGAACTCTTCGAGAACGACCCCGACACCGACGCCGTGATGA is a genomic window containing:
- a CDS encoding HpcH/HpaI aldolase/citrate lyase family protein; the encoded protein is MSHTLHPLRKQRLHRSELAVPASNPAMVEKAADSAADYVFLDLEDAVAPPEKDQARKNAVELLNDIDWAGKGKTVSVRINGLDTHYMYRDVVDIMEKAGDRVDTLLVPKVGVAADLYMVEAMVNQIEQACGLENRVGLEALIETALGMANVEAIAQFGGRLEALHFGVADYAASMRARTVNIGGLNPDYPGDQWHASISRMVVACRAYGLRAVDGPFGDFSDPEGYVAGAKRAAALGCEGKWAIHPSQIAMANDVFSPPEAEVTKAQRIIEELKAAEAAGKGAASLDGKMIDAASEKMARNVIDMANAIAAKSQPIAAE
- a CDS encoding malate--CoA ligase subunit beta, which encodes MDIHEHQAKDILKGFGVPVPKGFVAYSPEQAAYCARALGGAGPWVVKAQVHSGGRGEAGGVKLCKTDAEVMDYAASLLGTRLVTKQTDAQGKGVYRLYVEEASDIAQELYLGFVLDRKSERIMIVASGHGGMEIEDLAHEDPDSLVRSVIDPAVGLREYQARDLGFRLGLTGPQVTQFVTFLQACYRAYRDLDAMMVEINPLVITGKGDLVALDAKMSFDTNALYRRPQVAALRDPGQEDPREAMAADNGLAYVGLDGDIGCIINGAGLAMASMDMIQLAGGQPANFLDIGGGASPERVCQAFRTVLSDRNVSVILVNIFAGINRCDWIAKGVIRAYTDVGIEIPVVVRLSGTNVEEGRKIIRESGLPIISADTLAEAADRAVAAASQKIAAE
- the sucD gene encoding succinate--CoA ligase subunit alpha, whose amino-acid sequence is MAILIKDTTRVVVQGLSGRIGQFHAQEMIEYGTKVVAGVTPGKGGTTVLNRPVFNTVREAVEQTGATASLLFVPPAFAADAMMEAAEAGIETAVCVTDGIPAQDMMRVKRFLRRFPRDRKMRLIGPNCAGIISPGQGFMGIMPPHIYTAGRVGIIGRSGTLGYEAASQMQALGIGISSSIGIGGDPINGSSFRDILELFENDPDTDAVMMIGEIGGPQEAEASEYVRDHMTKPVAAYIAGLAAPKGRKMGHAGAIISAFGESAQEKVDMLSAVGITVAPNPSAMGETVARMLGMKEAA